A genome region from Desulfonatronovibrio magnus includes the following:
- a CDS encoding HDIG domain-containing metalloprotein: MITRDEAVEILHEHLKEDNLIKHSIATEAVMRELAKKLGHNEHEWGLTGLLHDLDYTLTADEPSMHGEKSAQMLSGKLPDYSVSAIRLHAAEMNNSGTPATEFDYALRCGETVTGLIMAAGLVRPNGLQDMKPKSLKKKMKDKAFAASVNRDTIREHENIGLDLNEFLSLSITAMQSVSKELGFNDQG; encoded by the coding sequence ATGATCACCAGGGATGAGGCCGTTGAAATCCTCCATGAGCACCTGAAAGAGGATAATCTGATCAAGCATTCTATTGCCACAGAGGCAGTTATGCGTGAACTGGCCAAAAAACTCGGCCATAATGAGCATGAGTGGGGGCTGACTGGTTTACTGCACGACCTTGACTACACATTGACAGCAGATGAGCCTTCAATGCATGGAGAGAAAAGCGCACAAATGCTCTCAGGAAAACTGCCTGACTACAGTGTTTCAGCCATAAGGCTGCACGCAGCTGAAATGAACAACTCCGGCACACCGGCCACAGAATTTGACTATGCCCTACGTTGCGGCGAAACTGTAACTGGTTTGATCATGGCAGCTGGTTTGGTCCGCCCCAATGGTTTGCAGGACATGAAGCCCAAAAGTTTGAAGAAAAAAATGAAGGATAAGGCCTTTGCTGCCTCAGTGAATAGAGATACTATAAGGGAGCATGAAAACATTGGTCTGGATCTAAATGAATTTTTGAGTCTTTCCATCACAGCCATGCAATCTGTGTCCAAGGAACTTGGTTTCAACGATCAAGGCTGA
- a CDS encoding DUF1786 domain-containing protein, producing the protein MNFEQKSILCLDIGSGTQDVLYFRPDIELENCPKFVLPSPAMRIADKIKRLHQAGKKIFFYGQNMGGGFYRSLKQCLDTGLKGAIHPEAAFSLSDRLDWVRGTGLEIHEECPEGYCPVYLADYDPGFWETYLAMSGLEYPEMILACAQDHGFHPDSSNRLGRFKIWKKFLLDHDGHIEKLIFSKPPDEMTRLISLRESIGAGWVADTGSAAFLGAIFVKEVEKLSHQRGICVVNVGNSHAIAFLAFQNRVHGIMEHHTGLLNGQKLWKQLSLFKQGQLSNKDIFDDNGHGCLVLDSAQGLDFTPTFVLGPKRKLLKDFDCEFLCPGGDMMLAGCFGLLKGCYLNTAGTLEK; encoded by the coding sequence TTGAACTTTGAGCAAAAGAGTATCCTGTGCTTAGATATAGGCAGTGGAACTCAGGATGTACTGTATTTTAGACCTGATATAGAGCTGGAAAATTGCCCGAAATTTGTTCTGCCTTCACCAGCGATGCGTATCGCTGATAAAATAAAAAGATTGCATCAGGCTGGAAAAAAAATATTTTTTTATGGCCAAAATATGGGCGGTGGCTTTTACAGGTCTTTGAAGCAATGTCTCGATACAGGACTAAAAGGTGCTATTCACCCTGAAGCAGCTTTTTCCCTGTCAGACAGACTCGATTGGGTGAGAGGGACAGGGCTTGAAATTCATGAAGAGTGCCCCGAAGGATATTGCCCGGTTTATCTTGCTGACTATGATCCAGGTTTCTGGGAAACATATCTTGCCATGTCCGGCCTGGAATATCCGGAAATGATCCTTGCATGCGCCCAGGATCATGGTTTTCATCCTGACAGCAGCAACAGGCTCGGAAGATTCAAAATCTGGAAAAAGTTTCTGCTGGACCATGACGGTCATATAGAAAAGCTTATTTTTTCAAAACCTCCTGATGAAATGACCAGACTGATAAGTTTAAGAGAGTCCATTGGTGCCGGATGGGTAGCGGATACCGGTTCAGCCGCATTTCTTGGTGCCATTTTCGTTAAGGAGGTAGAAAAACTTTCTCATCAACGAGGGATTTGCGTTGTAAACGTTGGCAACAGCCATGCAATAGCTTTTCTTGCCTTCCAAAACCGGGTACATGGTATAATGGAACATCACACCGGTCTTTTAAATGGACAAAAGCTCTGGAAACAGTTATCTTTATTTAAGCAAGGGCAATTAAGCAACAAGGATATCTTTGACGATAATGGGCATGGGTGCCTGGTATTAGATTCTGCACAAGGGCTTGACTTCACTCCAACCTTTGTGCTGGGACCAAAGCGGAAATTATTAAAGGATTTTGATTGTGAATTTTTGTGCCCCGGTGGAGATATGATGCTGGCCGGGTGCTTTGGTCTTCTTAAGGGGTGTTATCTCAACACAGCAGGGACATTAGAAAAATAA
- a CDS encoding glycosyltransferase family 4 protein, whose protein sequence is MYQQSEFSEIAILALAFFTSLFFTLLLTPIAERVSARLGFVDQPCTRKVHDQCMSRLGGAAMAIAFFSGVVVFAGWGRELWAVLAGASIIFCAGLADDGKDLSPKLKFFFQIVAVVCFMLVGGVYLTDLGDIIGSGPIILGWAGPLLTVFAMTGVINSFNLSDGLDGLAAGMAAIACLFFIPFAYAQGNWAYMAILVCLMGVILGFLRFNTHPAKLFMGDSGSLLLGFVMAAAAVFLTQAGPAEKGYQPVTALIIVSLPVADTLFVMVRRIMKGQSPVNPDRTHIHHRLMAIGFSHQLTVSGIYCFMLGMGILAWTVRPLPEWVQFYTVLFVYFCLYAAIYFAERRTVSQNKQVGFNLRLDPTNQFLRKVLFWTAEKSWLFFIFIWASLLGCALLAPEMPAPFKYYILFVVLFGLVYYPWKGGIKQMGIAHAVIFFGLYSFILAINVASAGDDWMRGILLLVSGAAMLWTLGRVLNTRRVRVLWPGSLEVLLLGVALAVPVLVHYSAFMGFDFRWQMFISFLQTVPIFMLNKVRLRRNPARIAQFAGLTGLALVMLLF, encoded by the coding sequence ATGTATCAGCAGTCTGAATTTTCTGAAATCGCAATTCTGGCTCTTGCCTTTTTTACCTCCCTCTTTTTCACGCTTTTGCTTACTCCCATAGCAGAGCGTGTTTCAGCCAGGCTGGGTTTTGTGGATCAACCCTGCACAAGAAAAGTACATGATCAATGCATGTCCCGCCTGGGTGGAGCGGCCATGGCTATTGCTTTTTTTTCCGGGGTCGTGGTTTTTGCCGGATGGGGCAGGGAACTTTGGGCTGTGCTGGCTGGGGCGAGCATTATTTTTTGTGCTGGTCTTGCTGATGATGGAAAAGATTTATCGCCCAAATTAAAGTTTTTTTTCCAAATAGTAGCAGTAGTCTGCTTCATGCTTGTGGGTGGAGTATATTTGACCGATCTGGGAGATATTATTGGTTCAGGACCAATAATCCTGGGTTGGGCTGGTCCGCTTTTAACTGTTTTTGCCATGACCGGAGTGATCAACTCCTTTAACCTGTCTGACGGGCTGGACGGCCTTGCAGCAGGCATGGCAGCTATAGCCTGCCTTTTTTTTATCCCTTTTGCCTACGCCCAGGGCAATTGGGCCTACATGGCCATTCTTGTCTGTCTCATGGGAGTGATTTTGGGCTTTCTCAGGTTCAACACTCATCCTGCCAAGTTATTCATGGGTGACAGCGGAAGCCTGTTGCTGGGTTTTGTAATGGCTGCTGCAGCTGTGTTTCTGACACAGGCCGGTCCAGCCGAAAAGGGTTACCAGCCGGTTACAGCTCTAATCATTGTCAGTCTGCCAGTTGCTGATACCTTATTTGTGATGGTCCGAAGGATTATGAAAGGGCAAAGTCCTGTTAATCCGGATCGTACACATATCCATCATCGCCTCATGGCAATTGGCTTCAGCCATCAGCTTACAGTCAGCGGAATATATTGCTTCATGCTTGGAATGGGTATTCTTGCCTGGACTGTCAGACCTTTACCTGAATGGGTGCAGTTTTATACCGTACTTTTTGTCTATTTTTGCCTGTACGCAGCAATTTACTTTGCCGAGCGCAGAACTGTCTCTCAAAATAAACAGGTGGGATTTAATCTACGTCTTGATCCGACCAATCAGTTTCTGAGAAAAGTTCTCTTCTGGACAGCTGAAAAATCCTGGCTCTTTTTTATCTTCATATGGGCATCTCTTCTGGGATGTGCCTTGTTGGCTCCTGAAATGCCTGCGCCTTTCAAATATTATATATTGTTTGTGGTTCTGTTCGGCCTGGTCTATTATCCATGGAAAGGTGGAATAAAACAGATGGGGATAGCCCATGCAGTTATTTTTTTTGGACTTTATTCTTTTATATTGGCTATCAATGTAGCGTCTGCCGGTGATGACTGGATGCGTGGAATATTGTTGCTGGTTTCCGGGGCAGCCATGCTCTGGACCCTGGGTAGAGTTCTCAATACAAGGCGTGTCAGGGTGTTATGGCCGGGTAGCCTGGAAGTTCTTCTCCTTGGAGTTGCTTTGGCTGTTCCAGTGCTTGTGCATTATTCCGCCTTTATGGGGTTTGATTTCAGGTGGCAGATGTTTATATCTTTTTTGCAGACAGTGCCCATTTTTATGCTTAATAAAGTGCGCCTGAGACGAAACCCGGCAAGGATTGCACAATTTGCCGGGCTTACTGGACTGGCTCTCGTTATGTTGTTATTTTAA
- the hemC gene encoding hydroxymethylbilane synthase has product MKKIVIATRGSKLALWQAEHISSRLQGRYPGLDVELLKIKTTGDKILDVPLAKVGGKGLFVKEIEEAILDGRAHIAVHSMKDVPAVLPEGLKLGIIPKRESRYDLLLSEKYQDLGSMPDGAVVGTSSLRRQAQLLHLRPDLKIEMLRGNLDTRLNKLKEGLYDAIIVAEAGMKRLGFNATFESELAPPYFLPAVGQGALGIEYQSNKPEMDELLGFMDHSSTRYCVTCERAFLAELEGGCQVPIACLCIQENNRIYATGLVSDIKGVTVIRRTKTGKPKDAHKIGVELARKVLDGGGREILDEVYACQP; this is encoded by the coding sequence ATGAAAAAGATCGTCATTGCCACAAGAGGCAGCAAGCTTGCTTTATGGCAGGCAGAGCATATTTCCTCACGTCTCCAGGGACGATATCCTGGGCTGGATGTCGAGTTGCTCAAAATCAAAACTACTGGTGACAAGATTCTGGACGTTCCTTTGGCCAAAGTTGGTGGCAAAGGGTTGTTTGTTAAGGAAATTGAGGAGGCCATTCTTGATGGCAGGGCGCATATTGCAGTTCACAGCATGAAAGATGTACCTGCTGTTTTGCCTGAAGGTTTAAAACTTGGCATTATTCCAAAGCGAGAATCCAGATACGACCTGCTGTTATCAGAAAAGTATCAGGATCTCGGTTCAATGCCTGATGGAGCAGTTGTAGGTACATCAAGCCTCAGACGACAGGCACAGCTGCTTCATTTAAGGCCTGATCTTAAGATAGAAATGTTGCGGGGCAATCTGGATACCAGACTCAACAAGCTCAAAGAAGGTCTTTACGATGCCATTATTGTTGCAGAGGCAGGCATGAAAAGGCTTGGTTTTAATGCAACCTTTGAAAGTGAGCTTGCACCGCCATACTTTCTCCCTGCAGTAGGTCAGGGTGCCCTTGGCATAGAGTACCAATCCAATAAACCTGAAATGGATGAGTTGTTGGGATTTATGGACCATTCCAGCACCAGGTATTGTGTAACCTGTGAAAGGGCTTTTCTGGCTGAACTGGAAGGCGGATGTCAGGTTCCCATTGCCTGCCTGTGTATTCAGGAAAATAATCGAATCTACGCTACTGGTCTTGTTTCTGACATAAAAGGTGTTACCGTAATACGCCGCACCAAGACTGGCAAGCCCAAAGATGCTCATAAAATAGGTGTTGAGCTTGCCAGGAAAGTACTTGATGGCGGCGGTCGAGAGATACTTGATGAAGTTTATGCGTGTCAGCCTTGA
- a CDS encoding acyl-CoA thioesterase, protein MNNYTLVRPEHLNHHGFLFGGMMLKWVDEFAWLAASKEFRGCKLVTVAMHEIRFAHQVPLGSILRFNIEFVRQGVTSATYSVAVYSDEPGANQEKYVFANDITFVRVSDQGQKLELPPRKAFIPCDTA, encoded by the coding sequence ATGAACAACTATACACTTGTCCGCCCTGAACATTTGAATCATCATGGTTTTTTGTTTGGTGGAATGATGCTTAAATGGGTGGATGAGTTTGCATGGCTGGCAGCAAGCAAAGAGTTTCGCGGTTGTAAACTGGTGACAGTTGCCATGCATGAAATCAGGTTTGCTCATCAGGTGCCTCTTGGATCAATCCTGAGGTTTAATATCGAATTTGTCAGGCAGGGAGTAACATCAGCTACTTACAGCGTTGCTGTTTATTCTGACGAACCTGGAGCAAATCAGGAAAAATATGTTTTTGCCAACGATATAACCTTTGTCAGGGTCAGCGATCAGGGGCAAAAACTTGAACTACCGCCAAGGAAAGCTTTTATACCTTGTGATACAGCATAA
- the rfbB gene encoding dTDP-glucose 4,6-dehydratase, with protein sequence MNSILVTGGAGFIGSNLIIYLLDTYPDCRVVNLDKLTYAGNSENLADIQGHERYNFVHGDIGNSELVNYLFESFSIDAVMHLAAESHVDNSISGPEIFIQSNVYGTFVLLDTAFRYWMDGPFKCKPGFEKCRFLHVSTDEVYGSLGETGLFSETTPYAPNSPYSASKAASDMLVRSYFHTYGMNTVITNCSNNYGPRQHNEKLIPTIIRNALKGAPIPIYGDGKNVRDWLYVTDHCRGLELALRKGKSGETYNIGGKNEWQNISIARLICRNLDIKRPRNDGSSYEEQLTYVADRPGHDLRYAIDASKIETELGWHAHESFESGMEKTVDWYLNKYVSAV encoded by the coding sequence ATGAATTCAATACTGGTAACGGGCGGGGCCGGATTCATCGGTTCCAATCTAATTATATATCTTCTGGATACATATCCTGATTGCCGTGTTGTGAATCTTGACAAGCTTACTTACGCAGGCAACTCTGAAAACCTTGCCGATATCCAGGGGCATGAAAGGTATAATTTCGTCCATGGAGATATCGGCAACAGTGAACTGGTCAATTATCTTTTTGAGTCATTTTCTATTGACGCAGTCATGCATCTCGCAGCAGAAAGCCATGTGGATAATTCCATTTCCGGTCCTGAAATTTTTATACAAAGCAATGTTTACGGTACTTTTGTTCTGTTAGACACAGCTTTCAGGTACTGGATGGATGGACCTTTTAAATGCAAACCAGGCTTTGAAAAGTGCAGATTTCTGCATGTAAGTACAGATGAAGTCTATGGCAGTCTTGGAGAAACCGGTCTTTTTTCTGAAACTACACCCTATGCCCCCAACAGCCCCTACAGTGCAAGCAAGGCAGCATCAGATATGCTGGTTCGCAGCTATTTTCATACATATGGCATGAATACTGTTATTACTAATTGTTCCAATAACTATGGTCCCAGACAGCATAATGAAAAGCTTATCCCCACCATAATCCGCAATGCACTGAAAGGTGCACCAATTCCAATATATGGAGACGGAAAAAATGTACGAGACTGGCTTTATGTAACAGATCACTGCCGAGGGCTTGAACTGGCTCTCAGAAAGGGCAAAAGTGGTGAAACATATAATATTGGTGGAAAGAATGAATGGCAAAATATCAGTATTGCCCGGCTGATATGCCGCAATCTTGATATCAAACGTCCCAGAAATGATGGCAGCAGTTATGAAGAACAGTTGACATATGTTGCAGACAGGCCCGGCCATGATTTGCGATATGCCATTGATGCCTCCAAGATTGAGACAGAACTTGGATGGCACGCCCATGAAAGCTTTGAGAGTGGAATGGAAAAGACTGTGGACTGGTATCTGAACAAATATGTATCAGCAGTCTGA
- the clpB gene encoding ATP-dependent chaperone ClpB: MDLNKFTQKSQEAMSMAQETALRSSHQQVDVEHLFKALLEQDNGLAPKILQHAGYNTAEVLKSIEEKLSKVPRVSGPGTQPGQIYITQRLNGLLLKSQDLAGSMQDDYVSVEHILLTIMDESPSTGAGKVISELKLDKNKILSSLNQVRGNQRVTSAHPEDTYDALKKYGRDLVEEARAGKLDPVIGRDSEIRRCVRILSRRTKNNPVLIGEAGVGKTAIAEGLAQRILNKDVPEGLKDKTVFALDMGALIAGAKYRGEFEERLKAVLKEIQKSEGRILLFIDEIHTIVGAGKAEGAMDAGNLLKPMLARGELHCVGATTIDEYRKYIEKDPALERRFQPVMVDEPSVEDTVSILRGLKERFEVHHGVRISDSSLVSASVLSHRYISDRFLPDKAIDLIDESAAKIRSEIDSLPTELDEINRKIMQLEIEQEALKKEKDDASRDRLEKLARELAELRESQTALKTQWDREKGAINSLRGLKESIEKTRYEIENAERAYDLNRAAELRYGKLNQLEKELAEKEADLTRHTDGKTLLKEEVGPDDIAEIVSKWTGIPLSKLLEGEREKLLKLGDILHERVIGQDEAVDAVADAVLRARSGLKDPNRPIGSFLFLGPTGVGKTELTKTLAHNLFDTEENMIRIDMSEYMEKHTVARLIGAPPGYIGYDEGGQLTEAVRRKPYSVVLFDEVEKAHMDVFNVLLQIMDDGRLTDSQGRTIDFKNTVIIMTSNLGSQFLLEGISREGQLREETRDQVMGTVRSHFRPEFLNRIDEIVMFKPLLLEEIEKIIDLLVAHIQSRLDERKIELDLSQEAKEFIAREAYDPVYGARPLRRYLQQKIETPLAREIISGRLLDGQKVLVEMEDSSLKISTQ, encoded by the coding sequence ATGGATCTAAATAAATTTACTCAAAAATCACAAGAAGCCATGTCCATGGCTCAGGAAACTGCGCTGCGCAGCAGTCATCAACAGGTTGATGTTGAGCATCTGTTCAAGGCTTTGCTGGAGCAGGACAATGGGCTGGCTCCCAAGATTCTTCAGCATGCCGGGTATAACACTGCTGAAGTGCTTAAAAGCATTGAAGAGAAGCTTAGCAAAGTTCCCAGGGTCAGTGGTCCAGGAACCCAGCCTGGTCAGATATATATCACACAGAGACTAAACGGACTGCTTCTCAAGTCACAAGATCTGGCAGGAAGCATGCAGGACGATTACGTCAGTGTAGAGCATATCCTGTTGACTATTATGGATGAATCACCTTCAACTGGTGCCGGAAAGGTCATAAGTGAATTAAAGCTGGATAAAAATAAAATTTTGTCTTCATTGAATCAGGTCCGGGGCAACCAGCGTGTTACCTCAGCGCATCCTGAGGATACCTATGATGCATTGAAGAAATACGGCCGTGACCTGGTGGAAGAAGCAAGGGCGGGTAAGCTTGATCCTGTAATCGGCAGGGACAGCGAAATAAGACGCTGTGTGCGAATACTTTCCAGGCGAACCAAAAACAATCCTGTTTTGATTGGCGAAGCTGGTGTTGGAAAAACAGCTATTGCTGAAGGGCTTGCCCAGAGAATTCTTAACAAGGATGTTCCTGAAGGGCTTAAAGATAAAACAGTTTTTGCCTTGGATATGGGCGCACTGATTGCGGGGGCAAAGTACAGAGGTGAGTTTGAAGAAAGGCTTAAAGCTGTTCTTAAAGAAATTCAAAAGTCAGAAGGGCGTATCCTTTTGTTTATTGACGAAATTCATACCATTGTCGGTGCAGGCAAGGCAGAAGGCGCAATGGATGCAGGCAATCTTCTCAAACCCATGCTGGCCAGGGGGGAATTGCATTGTGTTGGTGCCACCACAATCGATGAATACAGGAAATATATTGAGAAAGATCCTGCCTTAGAGCGAAGATTTCAGCCTGTAATGGTGGATGAACCAAGTGTTGAGGACACAGTTTCAATATTAAGAGGACTCAAGGAGCGCTTTGAGGTGCATCATGGGGTGCGCATAAGCGACAGTTCATTAGTGTCTGCGTCAGTCCTGTCTCACAGATATATTTCTGACAGGTTTTTGCCGGATAAGGCAATAGACTTGATTGATGAGTCTGCTGCCAAGATTAGAAGTGAAATTGACTCCCTGCCCACTGAGCTTGATGAAATAAACAGAAAAATAATGCAGCTCGAAATTGAGCAGGAAGCTTTGAAAAAGGAAAAGGATGACGCATCCAGAGACCGCTTAGAAAAGCTGGCGAGAGAACTTGCAGAGCTTAGAGAAAGTCAGACAGCCCTTAAAACCCAGTGGGACCGGGAAAAAGGTGCCATTAACTCCTTGCGGGGGCTTAAAGAAAGCATTGAAAAAACCAGGTATGAAATTGAAAATGCTGAAAGGGCTTATGATTTGAATCGTGCTGCAGAACTCAGATACGGCAAGCTTAACCAGCTGGAAAAAGAACTTGCTGAAAAGGAAGCAGATCTCACAAGGCATACAGATGGTAAAACTCTTCTCAAGGAAGAGGTTGGTCCGGATGACATCGCGGAAATCGTTTCCAAGTGGACGGGCATACCTTTATCTAAGCTGCTGGAGGGTGAGAGGGAAAAACTGCTGAAGCTTGGCGATATTCTTCATGAAAGAGTTATTGGCCAGGATGAAGCAGTGGATGCCGTTGCTGACGCAGTGCTTAGAGCAAGGTCAGGACTAAAGGACCCCAACCGGCCCATAGGTTCTTTTCTTTTTCTTGGTCCTACTGGAGTAGGTAAGACTGAATTGACCAAAACCCTGGCTCATAATCTGTTTGACACCGAAGAAAACATGATCCGCATTGATATGTCTGAGTATATGGAAAAACATACGGTTGCCAGGTTGATTGGTGCTCCTCCAGGCTACATCGGTTATGATGAGGGCGGACAGCTGACAGAGGCGGTGCGCAGAAAACCTTACAGTGTTGTGCTTTTTGATGAGGTTGAAAAAGCACACATGGATGTCTTCAATGTTTTGCTTCAGATTATGGATGACGGTCGATTGACTGACAGCCAGGGGCGAACCATTGATTTTAAAAATACTGTTATTATTATGACCTCAAACCTTGGGTCTCAGTTTTTGCTGGAGGGCATTTCAAGGGAGGGTCAACTCAGAGAAGAAACCCGGGATCAGGTGATGGGCACTGTAAGGTCTCATTTCAGACCTGAATTTCTAAACAGGATAGACGAAATTGTAATGTTTAAACCCTTGTTACTGGAAGAAATTGAAAAAATTATTGATCTTCTTGTTGCTCATATCCAGTCTCGGCTTGATGAGCGTAAAATTGAGCTTGATTTGTCTCAGGAGGCCAAGGAGTTTATAGCGAGAGAAGCTTACGACCCGGTTTATGGTGCTCGCCCTCTCCGACGATACCTCCAGCAGAAAATTGAAACTCCTCTGGCCAGGGAAATAATTTCCGGAAGGTTGCTGGATGGTCAAAAGGTACTTGTGGAAATGGAGGATTCAAGTCTTAAAATTTCCACTCAATAA
- a CDS encoding DnaJ C-terminal domain-containing protein: MEYKDYYKILGVDKKASKEEMSKAFKKLAKKYHPDLNPNDPKAEDKFKEINEAYEVLKDPEKRKLYDSLGPNWQHGQNFQPPPGYDNVHFNFQGDQRGAGFDFSDFFETIFGGGFGGGQRFKRSTSGFQGDPFSGGSFARKGQDAEAALELTLEEAYQGGSKSITLQEQIIGADGRPAVQNKTLNVNIPAGIKDGNKIRLSGQGSPGMGSGQSGDLYLRVNILPHEHFKLDGNNIIYDLPLSPWEAVLGANILVPTLEGNIEMKIPHGINSGQKLRIKGRGMGRGASKGDQLVRIMIKVPKNVPDNEKELWQQLKDTSVFSPRS, from the coding sequence ATGGAATATAAGGATTACTACAAAATCCTGGGAGTTGACAAAAAGGCATCTAAAGAAGAGATGTCCAAGGCTTTTAAGAAGCTGGCCAAGAAATATCATCCGGATTTAAATCCCAACGATCCCAAGGCAGAAGATAAGTTTAAGGAGATCAACGAAGCCTACGAGGTGTTGAAAGATCCGGAAAAAAGAAAACTTTACGATTCTCTTGGGCCCAACTGGCAACACGGCCAGAATTTTCAGCCACCACCGGGCTATGATAACGTTCATTTTAATTTTCAAGGGGATCAAAGAGGTGCAGGATTTGATTTCAGCGATTTCTTTGAAACTATTTTTGGAGGTGGTTTTGGTGGAGGGCAACGGTTTAAACGCTCCACATCGGGATTTCAGGGAGATCCATTTTCCGGAGGATCTTTTGCTCGTAAAGGACAGGATGCTGAGGCAGCGTTGGAACTTACACTGGAAGAAGCGTATCAGGGCGGATCAAAAAGCATTACTCTGCAAGAGCAGATTATTGGCGCTGACGGTCGTCCTGCTGTTCAAAACAAGACTCTTAACGTGAATATTCCTGCAGGCATCAAGGACGGAAACAAGATCAGACTGAGTGGACAGGGTTCTCCGGGTATGGGGTCAGGACAGTCCGGAGATTTGTACCTGCGGGTAAATATTCTGCCTCATGAGCACTTTAAGTTAGATGGAAACAATATCATATATGACCTGCCTCTTTCACCCTGGGAAGCAGTGCTTGGTGCTAATATCCTCGTTCCCACCCTTGAAGGTAATATTGAAATGAAAATACCACATGGAATTAACAGTGGTCAAAAATTAAGAATTAAAGGCCGGGGTATGGGAAGAGGAGCTTCTAAAGGAGATCAACTGGTCCGGATTATGATTAAAGTTCCCAAAAATGTACCTGATAATGAAAAAGAACTCTGGCAGCAACTGAAAGACACTTCCGTTTTTTCGCCCAGATCTTAG
- the htpX gene encoding protease HtpX, with protein MKRVFLFLATNIAILAVLFVVLNLLGVTGILDEQRVGIDYSSLLIFAAVLGFGGSFISLAISKWMAKRLTGTRVITQPANELENWLIRTVRQQAQRANIGMPEVGIFDSEVPNAFATGMSKNKALVAVSTGLLRTMNQDEVEAVLAHEVSHVANGDMITLTLIQGVVNTFVIFISRIVGHFVDRVIFKNEEGHGIGFFVASLVSQIVFGILASTIVLWFSRQREFRADAGGARLAGTEKMVSALEKLKKAIHEPLPDQMSSFGINGKSEGYDWKALFMSHPPLDKRIAALKGQLHR; from the coding sequence ATGAAGAGAGTTTTTTTGTTTCTTGCAACTAACATAGCAATTTTAGCAGTATTGTTTGTTGTGCTCAATTTGTTAGGAGTCACCGGTATACTGGATGAGCAGAGAGTTGGCATAGATTATTCCAGCCTGCTCATTTTTGCTGCTGTACTTGGTTTTGGAGGTTCTTTCATTTCATTGGCTATCTCTAAGTGGATGGCCAAGCGCCTTACTGGTACCAGGGTAATCACACAACCCGCTAACGAACTCGAAAACTGGTTGATCAGGACAGTAAGACAACAAGCGCAAAGGGCAAATATAGGTATGCCCGAAGTAGGCATTTTTGATTCAGAAGTACCTAATGCATTTGCCACAGGAATGAGCAAAAATAAGGCTCTTGTTGCTGTTAGTACCGGCCTGCTTAGAACTATGAATCAAGACGAGGTTGAAGCTGTGCTGGCACATGAGGTCAGTCATGTTGCAAATGGGGATATGATAACCCTGACTCTCATTCAGGGTGTTGTGAATACTTTTGTAATTTTTATTTCCAGGATTGTTGGTCATTTTGTTGATCGTGTAATCTTTAAAAATGAGGAAGGGCATGGTATTGGTTTTTTTGTTGCCAGTTTAGTGTCTCAAATAGTTTTTGGTATTCTGGCCAGCACAATTGTACTGTGGTTTAGCCGTCAGCGGGAATTTCGAGCTGATGCTGGCGGGGCAAGGTTAGCTGGCACTGAAAAAATGGTATCTGCTCTGGAAAAGTTGAAAAAAGCCATCCATGAGCCCTTGCCTGATCAAATGTCATCTTTTGGAATAAATGGAAAATCTGAAGGTTATGACTGGAAAGCCCTCTTTATGAGCCATCCACCTCTTGATAAGCGTATTGCCGCTCTAAAGGGTCAGCTTCATCGTTAA
- a CDS encoding chaperone modulator CbpM, producing the protein MQDYSIQKKVSSSLIKSNLIHWSQFVQKTGVCPYRLTELVDMGWVETVSTSKDNYHFPEKEIFRVQKLMRVCRDFELPTIGGIIIVDLLERIESMEKEITQLRSLI; encoded by the coding sequence ATGCAGGATTACAGTATACAGAAAAAAGTCAGTTCTTCTCTGATTAAGTCCAATTTAATTCACTGGTCGCAATTTGTTCAAAAGACCGGGGTTTGTCCATATAGATTGACTGAACTTGTAGATATGGGGTGGGTGGAAACAGTCAGTACTTCCAAGGATAATTATCATTTTCCTGAAAAAGAGATATTTCGCGTACAAAAACTTATGCGTGTATGCCGTGATTTTGAGTTACCCACTATTGGCGGCATTATTATTGTGGACTTGCTGGAAAGAATCGAGTCCATGGAGAAAGAAATCACTCAACTGAGAAGTCTGATTTAA